A single window of Paenibacillus sp. SYP-B4298 DNA harbors:
- a CDS encoding LamB/YcsF family protein, with protein MKTIDLNCDMGEGFGAYAFGQDDRLLPYISSANIACGFHAGDPHIMRDTVERCLEAGVAIGAHPGLPDRLGFGRRELSITAREAYDYLLYQIGALEAFVRVAGERLNHVKPHGALYHMAGHRPELADAVIQAVRAVNPQLMLYAQAGSLLLEHAKAAGLTVAAEAFADRTYQPGGGLTPRSQHGALIVEPEQALRQALSIAQSGMAYTPEGVQVAVRADTICLHGDGSGAAEFARLLQEGLQSAGIRITRPGGSHEL; from the coding sequence TTGAAAACAATCGATTTAAACTGTGATATGGGTGAAGGCTTTGGCGCTTATGCCTTCGGTCAAGATGATCGGCTGCTGCCTTACATTTCGTCGGCTAACATTGCCTGCGGCTTTCATGCGGGCGACCCGCATATTATGCGCGATACAGTGGAACGGTGCCTGGAGGCCGGGGTGGCTATAGGGGCTCACCCGGGACTGCCTGACCGTCTCGGCTTTGGACGACGGGAGCTGTCCATTACTGCGCGCGAGGCCTATGATTATCTGCTCTATCAGATCGGCGCTCTGGAGGCGTTCGTGCGTGTTGCCGGAGAGCGGCTGAACCACGTGAAGCCCCATGGCGCACTGTATCATATGGCAGGCCATCGGCCGGAGCTGGCCGACGCAGTCATTCAAGCCGTGCGTGCCGTGAACCCGCAGCTCATGCTGTATGCCCAGGCGGGCAGTCTGCTGCTGGAGCATGCCAAGGCAGCGGGGCTGACTGTTGCTGCGGAGGCATTTGCAGACCGCACCTATCAGCCTGGGGGCGGGCTTACGCCTCGTTCGCAGCATGGGGCGCTCATCGTAGAGCCGGAGCAGGCGCTGCGTCAGGCGCTGTCCATCGCGCAGAGCGGCATGGCCTACACCCCGGAGGGTGTGCAGGTGGCGGTGCGAGCGGATACGATCTGTCTGCATGGTGACGGATCGGGAGCAGCCGAATTTGCCAGGCTTCTGCAGGAAGGGCTGCAATCGGCAGGAATTCGAATTACGCGGCCTGGAGGTTCCCATGAGCTCTAG
- the pxpB gene encoding 5-oxoprolinase subunit PxpB yields MSGHMQDEYGWNTVWGRLKASPLGDRAIVLSAAFEPEGRSWEALARLAYAMRMRKPSWLEDVVPAYDTVTLYYHPYKLHRQAAVLRSGREDGDRVDGRISSAGSSSEDRGKELLVQASMSSYATSGKYASPDGCMSGGMAERPYDLVAQWIGQLLGDWTDQEEGEASRLVLIPVCYGGAEGPDLEEAAQRAGLSAAEYVELHSNAEYTVAMMGFMPGFPYLVGLPPQLAQPRRSEPRTRVRAGSVAVAAEQTGIYPVDAPGGWQLIGRTPLKLFDALAEDPALLRTGDRVRFVPISPEQWAGAEGAWGG; encoded by the coding sequence GTGAGCGGTCATATGCAGGATGAATACGGCTGGAATACAGTCTGGGGAAGGCTTAAGGCCTCCCCGCTTGGCGACCGCGCCATCGTGCTGTCTGCAGCCTTCGAGCCGGAGGGACGCTCATGGGAGGCGCTGGCCAGGCTAGCGTATGCGATGCGTATGAGGAAGCCGTCATGGCTTGAGGATGTGGTGCCGGCCTATGACACGGTGACGCTGTACTATCATCCTTATAAGCTGCACCGCCAGGCTGCTGTGCTTCGCAGCGGCCGCGAAGACGGGGACCGCGTGGATGGACGTATAAGCAGTGCTGGATCAAGCTCGGAGGATCGGGGCAAGGAGCTGCTAGTGCAGGCCTCGATGTCATCGTATGCTACGAGCGGGAAGTACGCTTCACCGGACGGGTGCATGTCAGGGGGAATGGCGGAGCGTCCGTATGATCTGGTCGCGCAGTGGATCGGGCAACTGCTGGGCGACTGGACGGATCAGGAGGAGGGTGAAGCATCGCGCCTCGTCCTGATCCCGGTATGCTATGGCGGTGCGGAAGGGCCGGATCTTGAGGAGGCGGCGCAGCGGGCAGGACTGTCTGCTGCGGAATATGTGGAGCTGCACAGCAACGCGGAATATACGGTAGCGATGATGGGATTCATGCCAGGCTTCCCGTATCTGGTCGGCTTGCCGCCGCAGCTTGCACAGCCGCGGCGGAGCGAGCCGCGCACGCGCGTGCGCGCAGGGTCGGTTGCCGTCGCTGCGGAGCAGACGGGCATCTATCCGGTGGATGCACCGGGCGGCTGGCAGTTGATTGGACGCACGCCCTTGAAGCTATTCGATGCATTGGCAGAGGACCCCGCCCTGTTGCGGACGGGTGATCGCGTTCGCTTTGTCCCGATCTCGCCGGAGCAATGGGCAGGTGCGGAAGGAGCGTGGGGCGGATGA
- a CDS encoding putative bifunctional diguanylate cyclase/phosphodiesterase, whose translation MSSSSQSIRMMSRSELKTVGAAAAAGASFLLLLLLRRDVYTVFDAESYLMMHIIIKFFSFAMCFSIVFLGAIFFVHTLSRQRLYSAALFLVVGMMELCEALTTWGGLSIPFGEQGEISLYSLVSASGQLVMALGILLIFTREDKQQMAPVRLLLFSSALAGGIALCVLASQAPRMFPLVFGGEGYIMMRETCQLITIVLLILTIFMIMYRNRADKPQALLLIVQGLLFFLFASLQFMISSADGDTDMLAGQLYNLLGYYYLLRGIYYVTLEEPHRRHRQAEERINFLAYHDELTGLSNRRLFQERLGEELVRARSSGKKMAVILLDIDRFKTINDTLGHSFGDQILSAVAGRLQRIVPYPNCVFRMGGDEFTIILPYLRLPEEAIQTAEALMRLFHSPIAIGEADYHITISLGISLYPDDGDSVEQLVKNADVAMYSAKAQRNDFKRFTPQMNERAGERLALENDLRRALEHTQFKMNYQPLVELETGRVVGVEALVRWQHPQRGMIPPGDFIPLSEETGFILPLGEWVLREACRQNKQWQDEGLPKMMMSVNLSMRQFKQYKLVERVAAILRETGLEARYLELEITESMTTEVDYAVETLTRLKALGVRISVDDFGTGYSSLIYLKRLPIDKLKIDRSFVSDVMHDSNDAAIVSTIAAMAKHLKLRITAEGVEDAAQLEFLRRQQCEEAQGYFFGRPMPPTDFAAWLQQHKLV comes from the coding sequence ATGAGCTCTAGCAGCCAGTCAATCCGAATGATGAGCCGCTCGGAGCTGAAGACGGTCGGCGCAGCCGCAGCGGCGGGAGCAAGCTTCCTGCTGTTATTGTTGCTGCGCAGGGATGTCTATACAGTCTTCGATGCCGAGTCTTATCTCATGATGCACATCATCATCAAATTTTTCAGCTTTGCCATGTGCTTCTCTATTGTCTTTTTGGGAGCGATCTTCTTCGTCCATACGTTGTCCAGGCAGCGGCTCTATTCCGCCGCATTATTCCTCGTCGTCGGTATGATGGAGCTATGCGAGGCGCTCACCACATGGGGCGGGCTATCCATCCCGTTCGGCGAGCAGGGCGAGATATCCTTGTATAGCCTCGTTAGCGCATCCGGTCAATTGGTAATGGCGCTGGGCATCTTGCTTATATTTACACGGGAGGACAAGCAGCAGATGGCGCCCGTTCGACTGCTGCTGTTCTCGTCCGCGCTGGCGGGAGGCATAGCGCTGTGTGTGTTGGCTTCACAGGCTCCGCGCATGTTTCCGCTCGTGTTTGGCGGAGAGGGCTATATAATGATGCGCGAGACGTGCCAACTGATAACGATCGTGCTTCTGATACTTACAATTTTCATGATCATGTACCGCAACCGAGCCGATAAGCCGCAGGCGCTGCTGTTGATTGTCCAAGGGCTGCTGTTCTTTCTGTTCGCCAGTCTGCAATTCATGATCTCAAGCGCAGATGGAGACACGGACATGCTGGCCGGACAGTTATATAACTTGCTAGGCTACTATTATTTGCTGCGCGGCATCTATTACGTTACGCTTGAGGAGCCGCATCGACGCCATCGGCAGGCAGAGGAGCGCATCAACTTCCTTGCTTACCATGACGAGCTGACCGGCTTGTCCAACCGCAGACTATTCCAGGAGCGGCTAGGGGAAGAGCTGGTGCGCGCCCGCAGCAGCGGCAAAAAAATGGCGGTCATCCTCCTTGACATCGACCGCTTCAAGACCATTAACGATACACTTGGCCATTCCTTCGGGGATCAGATTCTGAGCGCGGTCGCTGGCAGGCTGCAGCGCATCGTTCCATACCCGAATTGCGTCTTTCGAATGGGGGGCGATGAGTTCACCATTATACTGCCTTATCTGCGCCTCCCCGAGGAGGCGATTCAGACGGCAGAGGCGCTGATGAGACTGTTTCATTCCCCGATTGCGATCGGCGAGGCGGATTACCACATCACCATCAGTCTGGGTATCTCGTTGTATCCCGATGACGGGGATAGCGTCGAGCAGTTGGTGAAGAACGCAGATGTTGCCATGTACAGTGCCAAGGCGCAGCGCAATGATTTCAAACGATTTACACCGCAAATGAACGAGCGCGCAGGCGAGCGGCTGGCGCTGGAGAATGATCTGCGGCGCGCGCTGGAGCACACCCAATTCAAGATGAACTATCAGCCGCTTGTTGAGCTGGAGACGGGTAGAGTGGTGGGCGTCGAAGCGCTCGTGAGATGGCAGCATCCGCAGCGCGGCATGATACCGCCGGGAGACTTCATCCCGCTCTCAGAGGAGACGGGTTTTATTCTGCCGCTTGGCGAATGGGTGCTTCGCGAGGCATGCCGTCAAAACAAGCAGTGGCAGGATGAGGGACTGCCGAAGATGATGATGTCGGTGAACCTGTCCATGCGCCAGTTCAAGCAGTACAAGCTAGTGGAGCGTGTAGCAGCTATATTGCGGGAAACCGGACTTGAAGCGCGCTATCTGGAGCTGGAAATTACGGAGAGTATGACGACTGAGGTGGATTATGCAGTGGAGACGCTAACCCGGCTGAAGGCGCTGGGTGTCCGCATTAGCGTAGATGATTTCGGCACCGGGTATAGCTCGCTCATCTACCTCAAGCGACTGCCGATTGACAAGCTGAAGATCGACCGTTCCTTTGTCAGCGATGTGATGCATGACAGCAATGATGCCGCCATTGTGAGCACGATCGCAGCGATGGCCAAGCACTTGAAGCTCCGTATTACGGCGGAAGGCGTCGAGGATGCCGCTCAACTGGAATTTCTGCGCAGACAGCAGTGCGAGGAAGCGCAAGGCTATTTCTTCGGGAGGCCGATGCCGCCCACCGATTTTGCCGCATGGCTGCAGCAGCATAAGCTAGTATAA